Proteins co-encoded in one Oncorhynchus masou masou isolate Uvic2021 chromosome 22, UVic_Omas_1.1, whole genome shotgun sequence genomic window:
- the LOC135509522 gene encoding zinc finger and SCAN domain-containing protein 2-like isoform X1, with protein MSKIQLLRVFLYDRLTAAAEEIFEVVEKTIAENQEEVVRLQRLLDIVLQPEIKQGRAETRTFLSDPKLLNDLQQLCLSVSEVEIPPEQQHCEQEWSPSLRHEDPESTQIKEERGASQEEEQPQGLEAHTKDSIFTPAYDEDPTQPSHPYQAQKEGNRERDTLPSTTTEQIKTEPDGEDYGESGPTSVFQPLSAVNPDCSAAPSENCESDSGMETGGPPSGFKSVKSQRIKMVKLQSSLINTKDNKSTPLFHLKSPRQGHATPGCCKVCGKYFHYMGLLFKHVQTHTNDKESLCGVCGKHMASTESMKDHLQTHIAARYCCHVCSKWFTLNSNLIVHMRSHTGEKTCHCPVCGKGFSTSGDLKKHIRIHTGEKPFRCPDCGKAFNQSGNLKYHRKSHTGEK; from the exons ATGTCTAAAATACAGTTGTTGAGAGTTTTTCTCTATGATAGATTAACAGCTGCCGCTGAGGAGATATTCGAGGTCGTTGAAAAAACCATAGCAGAGAATCAGGAGGAAGTTGTCCGCCTACAGAGGCTACTCGACATTGTTCTTCAACCTGAGATAAAGCAAGGCAGAGCAG aaacaaggacatttctaagtgaccccaaacttttgaacg ACCTCCagcagctctgtctctctgtctctgaagtAGAGATTCCCCCGGAGCAGCAGCACTGTGAGCAGGAGTGGAGCCCCAGTCTGAGGCATGAGGACCCCGAGTCCACACAGATTAAAGAGGAACGCGGGGCCagtcaggaggaagagcagccTCAAGGGCTTGAGGCTCACACTAAAGACTCCATATTCACTCCTGCTTATGATGAGGACCCAACTCAACCCTCACATCCCTATCAAGCCCAAAaggaaggaaacagagagagagacactctaCCCAGCACTACAACTGAACAGATCAAAACAGAACCTGATGGAGAGGACTACGGAGAATCAGGACCAACCAGTGTCTTTCAGCCCCTCTCTGCAGTAAATCCAGACTGTTCTGCAGCTCCGAGTGAAAACTGTGAAAGTGACAGTGGGATGGAGACTGGCGGGCCTCCGTCAGGTTTCAAGTCAGTCAAATCACAGAGAATAAAGATGGTAAAATTACAAAGCTCCCTTATAAACACTAAGGATAACAAATCCACACCATTGTTCCACCTGAAATCACCTAGGCAAGGTCATGCTACTCCTGGTTGTTGTAAGGTGTGTGGCAAGTATTTTCATTACATGGGCTTATTATTTAAACATGTTCAAACTCACACAAACGATAAAGAATCACTTTGTGGAGTGTGTGGAAAGCATATGGCGTCAACAGAAAGTATGAAAGATCACCTCCAAACTCACATTGCAGCTAGGTATTGTTGTCATGTTTGTAGTAAATGGTTCACCTTAAACAGCAATCTGATCGTGCACATGAGAAGCCACACAGGGGAAAAAACGTGTCACTGCCCTGTTTGTGGCAAAGGATTCAGCACCAGCGGCGATCTGAAGAAACACATCCGgattcacacaggggagaagccgttTCGCTGCCCTGATTGTGGCAAAGCATTCAATCAGAGTGGAAATCTGAAATATCATAGAAAGtcccacacaggggagaaatga
- the LOC135509522 gene encoding zinc finger protein 572-like isoform X2 codes for MSKIQLLRVFLYDRLTAAAEEIFEVVEKTIAENQEEVVRLQRLLDIVLQPEIKQGRADLQQLCLSVSEVEIPPEQQHCEQEWSPSLRHEDPESTQIKEERGASQEEEQPQGLEAHTKDSIFTPAYDEDPTQPSHPYQAQKEGNRERDTLPSTTTEQIKTEPDGEDYGESGPTSVFQPLSAVNPDCSAAPSENCESDSGMETGGPPSGFKSVKSQRIKMVKLQSSLINTKDNKSTPLFHLKSPRQGHATPGCCKVCGKYFHYMGLLFKHVQTHTNDKESLCGVCGKHMASTESMKDHLQTHIAARYCCHVCSKWFTLNSNLIVHMRSHTGEKTCHCPVCGKGFSTSGDLKKHIRIHTGEKPFRCPDCGKAFNQSGNLKYHRKSHTGEK; via the exons ATGTCTAAAATACAGTTGTTGAGAGTTTTTCTCTATGATAGATTAACAGCTGCCGCTGAGGAGATATTCGAGGTCGTTGAAAAAACCATAGCAGAGAATCAGGAGGAAGTTGTCCGCCTACAGAGGCTACTCGACATTGTTCTTCAACCTGAGATAAAGCAAGGCAGAGCAG ACCTCCagcagctctgtctctctgtctctgaagtAGAGATTCCCCCGGAGCAGCAGCACTGTGAGCAGGAGTGGAGCCCCAGTCTGAGGCATGAGGACCCCGAGTCCACACAGATTAAAGAGGAACGCGGGGCCagtcaggaggaagagcagccTCAAGGGCTTGAGGCTCACACTAAAGACTCCATATTCACTCCTGCTTATGATGAGGACCCAACTCAACCCTCACATCCCTATCAAGCCCAAAaggaaggaaacagagagagagacactctaCCCAGCACTACAACTGAACAGATCAAAACAGAACCTGATGGAGAGGACTACGGAGAATCAGGACCAACCAGTGTCTTTCAGCCCCTCTCTGCAGTAAATCCAGACTGTTCTGCAGCTCCGAGTGAAAACTGTGAAAGTGACAGTGGGATGGAGACTGGCGGGCCTCCGTCAGGTTTCAAGTCAGTCAAATCACAGAGAATAAAGATGGTAAAATTACAAAGCTCCCTTATAAACACTAAGGATAACAAATCCACACCATTGTTCCACCTGAAATCACCTAGGCAAGGTCATGCTACTCCTGGTTGTTGTAAGGTGTGTGGCAAGTATTTTCATTACATGGGCTTATTATTTAAACATGTTCAAACTCACACAAACGATAAAGAATCACTTTGTGGAGTGTGTGGAAAGCATATGGCGTCAACAGAAAGTATGAAAGATCACCTCCAAACTCACATTGCAGCTAGGTATTGTTGTCATGTTTGTAGTAAATGGTTCACCTTAAACAGCAATCTGATCGTGCACATGAGAAGCCACACAGGGGAAAAAACGTGTCACTGCCCTGTTTGTGGCAAAGGATTCAGCACCAGCGGCGATCTGAAGAAACACATCCGgattcacacaggggagaagccgttTCGCTGCCCTGATTGTGGCAAAGCATTCAATCAGAGTGGAAATCTGAAATATCATAGAAAGtcccacacaggggagaaatga